In one window of Kitasatospora sp. MMS16-BH015 DNA:
- a CDS encoding helix-turn-helix transcriptional regulator, which produces MDNDLSGFLQTRRARIRPEDVGLPPYGRRRVPGLRREEVAQLAGVSVDYYIRLEQGRGRNVSESVLTAVCRVLQLTDTEQEHLRSLIRPAGSGGSGAARPAAGRTGGRGGQTVRPGLRLLLDSMTAAPAFVLGRRMDVLAWNRLADAVAGFAAKAPAELNQARQVFLDPAAPTVYPDWPAIAAETVAHLRLDAGRHPEDPALAALVGELSLKSTDFRRLWADHQVKEKTYGLKRMVHPAVGELEFGYETLQLPADPDQLLVAYTVTPGSPTAERLALL; this is translated from the coding sequence GTGGACAACGACCTGAGCGGCTTCCTCCAGACCCGACGCGCCCGGATCCGCCCGGAGGACGTGGGCCTGCCGCCGTACGGGCGCCGCCGGGTGCCGGGGCTGCGCCGCGAGGAGGTGGCCCAACTCGCCGGGGTCAGCGTCGACTACTACATCCGTCTCGAACAGGGCCGGGGCCGGAACGTCTCCGAGTCCGTCCTGACGGCGGTCTGCCGGGTGCTGCAGCTCACCGACACCGAGCAGGAGCACCTGCGCTCGCTCATCCGCCCGGCGGGCAGCGGGGGTTCGGGGGCGGCCCGTCCGGCTGCCGGGCGCACCGGCGGACGCGGTGGGCAGACCGTCCGTCCGGGTCTGCGGCTGCTGCTCGACTCGATGACCGCGGCCCCGGCCTTCGTGCTCGGCCGCCGGATGGACGTGCTCGCCTGGAACCGGCTCGCCGACGCCGTGGCCGGCTTCGCCGCCAAGGCCCCGGCCGAACTCAACCAGGCCCGCCAGGTCTTCCTCGACCCCGCCGCGCCCACCGTCTACCCGGACTGGCCCGCCATCGCCGCCGAGACCGTCGCCCACCTGCGTCTGGACGCGGGTCGCCATCCGGAGGACCCGGCCCTCGCCGCCCTGGTCGGGGAACTCTCGCTGAAGAGCACGGACTTCCGCCGGCTCTGGGCCGACCACCAGGTCAAGGAGAAGACCTACGGCCTGAAGCGGATGGTCCACCCGGCGGTCGGCGAGCTGGAGTTCGGCTACGAGACACTCCAACTGCCGGCTGATCCGGACCAGTTGCTGGTGGCCTACACCGTCACCCCGGGCTCGCCGACGGCGGAGCGGCTCGCCCTGCTCTAG
- a CDS encoding SDR family oxidoreductase, translating into MSYATLAGRTAVVTGAASGMGAATARLFAAQGARVALLARRADRLAELAAKISADGGQALAVPVDVTDQASVNAATMAVHQAYGLVDLVVNNAGVMLPNPVAAGRIDEWTRMVDTNLTGALRIARAFTADLLGAAAEGRTADLVNVSSIGAHVAFPNYAVYGATKAALTQLSAGLRTELGPRDVRVTNIEPGLTATELGDHLDNPALAEQLQGMHEAIGALSAEEIADLIGFVTSRPAHLNLSQVVVLPTRQA; encoded by the coding sequence ATGAGCTACGCCACCCTCGCCGGCCGTACCGCCGTGGTCACCGGAGCCGCCAGCGGCATGGGTGCGGCCACCGCCCGGCTGTTCGCCGCGCAGGGCGCCCGGGTCGCCCTGCTGGCCCGACGGGCCGACCGGCTGGCCGAGTTGGCCGCGAAGATCAGCGCGGACGGCGGCCAGGCCCTGGCCGTCCCGGTGGACGTCACCGACCAGGCCTCGGTGAACGCGGCAACCATGGCGGTCCACCAGGCGTACGGACTGGTCGACCTGGTGGTGAACAACGCCGGGGTGATGCTGCCGAATCCGGTGGCGGCCGGCCGGATCGACGAGTGGACGCGGATGGTGGACACCAACCTCACCGGCGCGCTGCGGATCGCCCGCGCCTTCACCGCCGACCTGCTCGGTGCCGCCGCCGAGGGCCGCACCGCCGACCTGGTCAACGTCTCCTCGATCGGCGCCCACGTGGCGTTCCCCAACTACGCGGTGTACGGGGCGACCAAGGCCGCGCTCACCCAGCTCTCGGCGGGGCTGCGCACCGAGCTCGGCCCGCGCGACGTCCGGGTGACCAACATCGAACCCGGTCTGACCGCAACGGAGTTGGGCGACCACCTGGACAACCCCGCACTGGCGGAGCAGCTTCAAGGCATGCACGAGGCGATCGGCGCGCTGAGCGCCGAGGAGATCGCCGACCTGATCGGCTTCGTGACCAGCCGCCCGGCCCACCTCAACCTCAGCCAGGTGGTCGTCCTGCCGACCCGCCAGGCCTGA
- a CDS encoding aldolase produces MAETLTTGKAELVDQAHRRMRTALPDHGFTLRQQLALTCRILFDAGHDSGLAGQITARAERPGTYYTQQLGLGFDEITEDNLLLVDEDLNVLEGEGMANPANRFHSWVYRARPDVNCLIHTHPRHVSALSMLETPLVVSHMDLCPLYEDCAFLPQWPGIPVGNEEGELIAAALGDKRALLLAHHGQLVATASVEESCVLAVLVERAAELQLLASAAGPIRPIPAPLAREAHDWTSTPTRSRATFAYYARRALRAGHGDALSAATAADGHGR; encoded by the coding sequence ATGGCCGAGACCCTGACCACCGGCAAGGCGGAGCTGGTCGACCAGGCCCACCGCAGGATGCGGACCGCACTGCCGGACCACGGCTTCACCCTCCGCCAGCAGCTCGCGCTCACCTGCCGGATCCTCTTCGACGCGGGCCACGACTCCGGCCTGGCCGGCCAGATCACCGCCCGGGCGGAGCGGCCCGGCACCTACTACACCCAGCAGCTCGGCCTCGGCTTCGACGAGATCACCGAGGACAACCTGCTGCTGGTGGACGAGGACCTCAACGTCCTGGAGGGCGAGGGGATGGCCAACCCGGCCAACCGCTTCCACAGTTGGGTGTACCGGGCGCGGCCGGACGTGAACTGCCTCATCCACACCCACCCCCGGCACGTCTCGGCGCTGTCGATGCTGGAGACGCCGCTGGTCGTCTCGCACATGGACCTCTGCCCGCTGTACGAGGACTGCGCCTTCCTGCCGCAGTGGCCGGGCATCCCGGTCGGCAACGAGGAGGGCGAGCTCATCGCGGCCGCGCTCGGCGACAAGCGGGCCCTCCTGCTCGCCCACCACGGTCAGTTGGTGGCCACCGCGAGCGTCGAGGAGTCCTGCGTGCTGGCCGTGCTGGTCGAACGGGCCGCCGAACTCCAACTGCTGGCCTCCGCCGCCGGACCGATCCGTCCGATCCCCGCCCCGCTCGCCCGCGAGGCGCACGACTGGACCTCCACCCCGACCCGCAGCCGGGCCACCTTCGCCTACTACGCCCGCCGCGCGCTGCGGGCCGGCCATGGCGACGCACTCTCCGCAGCGACGGCCGCGGACGGCCACGGACGGTGA
- a CDS encoding MerR family transcriptional regulator translates to MSWAIAEVARMSGVTSRTLRHYDEIGLLPPAGIAANGHRYYEEADLLRLQQILLMRELGLGLREIQAVLDSQVDRVAVLREHHQRLLGERDRLSTLVRTVGRTIAELEAAEGRDETVSINRPENLFEGFDSSTVDEEARERWPKQWEQSRRAVQGMTPAEMEQWQREVTAQMIRLAEHMVAGVPVADPVVQAEIETHYQGICRFWTPNACAYRGLGQTYVDDPRFRANYDKIAEGLAEYQRDAMAVYAEAHLS, encoded by the coding sequence ATGAGCTGGGCGATCGCGGAGGTGGCCCGGATGTCCGGGGTCACCTCGCGCACCTTGCGGCACTACGACGAGATCGGGCTGCTGCCACCCGCCGGGATCGCGGCCAACGGGCACCGGTACTACGAGGAGGCGGACCTGCTGCGGCTGCAGCAGATCCTGCTGATGCGCGAACTGGGCCTGGGGCTGCGCGAGATCCAAGCCGTGCTGGACAGCCAGGTGGACCGGGTGGCGGTGCTCCGCGAGCACCACCAGCGGCTGCTCGGCGAACGGGACCGGCTGAGCACGCTGGTCCGCACGGTCGGCCGCACCATCGCCGAGCTCGAAGCAGCGGAAGGAAGGGACGAGACAGTGAGCATCAACCGGCCGGAGAACCTGTTCGAGGGCTTCGACTCCTCGACGGTGGACGAGGAGGCCCGGGAGCGCTGGCCGAAGCAGTGGGAGCAGTCCCGGCGCGCCGTCCAGGGCATGACCCCGGCGGAGATGGAGCAGTGGCAGCGCGAGGTGACCGCGCAGATGATCCGCCTGGCGGAGCACATGGTGGCCGGGGTGCCGGTCGCCGACCCGGTGGTGCAGGCCGAGATCGAGACGCACTACCAGGGCATCTGCCGGTTCTGGACCCCGAACGCCTGCGCCTACCGAGGCCTCGGCCAGACCTACGTGGACGACCCGAGGTTCCGGGCCAACTACGACAAGATCGCCGAGGGCCTGGCCGAGTACCAGCGGGACGCGATGGCCGTCTACGCCGAGGCCCACCTGAGCTGA
- a CDS encoding helix-turn-helix transcriptional regulator, whose amino-acid sequence MIHMTIDRAVLADFLRCSRERVRPEEVGLPAGARRRTPGLRREEVAQLTGMSVDYYTRLEQARGPKPSPQLLAALARALRLSTDGRDHLYLLAGHQPPAGRASGDHVSPALLHLLDQLPTTPAQVLSDLGDVLAQNEIARALLGGVCTVSEHGRNVVWRWFADPAVRAAYPAAEHEHYSRLHVADLRAATGRRAGDPAAARLVARLLDASEEFAALWELHEVAVRRHTRMRVLHEVIGPVDLDCQVLLAPEGDQRLVLYTPPPGGDAAGRLALLDVVGTQVFGAR is encoded by the coding sequence ATGATCCACATGACGATCGACCGCGCCGTACTGGCCGACTTCCTGCGCTGCTCCCGGGAGCGGGTCCGTCCCGAGGAGGTCGGGCTGCCCGCCGGCGCGCGGCGGCGGACGCCGGGGCTGCGGCGCGAGGAGGTCGCCCAGCTCACCGGGATGTCGGTGGACTACTACACCCGCCTGGAGCAGGCCCGCGGCCCCAAGCCCTCGCCCCAGCTGCTCGCCGCGCTGGCCCGGGCGCTGCGGCTGAGCACCGACGGCCGGGACCACCTCTACCTGTTGGCCGGCCACCAGCCGCCCGCCGGACGGGCCTCGGGCGATCACGTGAGCCCCGCCCTGCTGCACCTGCTGGACCAGCTGCCGACCACGCCGGCCCAGGTGCTCAGCGACCTCGGTGACGTGCTGGCCCAGAACGAGATCGCGCGGGCGCTGCTCGGCGGGGTCTGCACCGTCTCGGAGCACGGCCGGAACGTGGTCTGGCGCTGGTTCGCCGACCCCGCCGTGCGGGCCGCCTACCCGGCAGCCGAGCACGAGCACTACAGCCGGCTGCACGTGGCGGACCTGCGGGCCGCCACCGGGCGCCGCGCCGGGGACCCCGCCGCCGCCCGGCTGGTCGCCCGACTGCTGGACGCGAGCGAGGAGTTCGCGGCGCTCTGGGAGTTGCACGAGGTCGCCGTCCGGCGGCACACCCGGATGCGGGTGCTGCACGAGGTGATCGGCCCGGTCGACCTGGACTGCCAGGTGCTGCTCGCCCCCGAGGGCGACCAGCGACTGGTCCTCTACACCCCGCCCCCGGGCGGCGACGCGGCCGGACGGCTGGCTCTGCTGGATGTGGTGGGCACCCAGGTGTTCGGCGCCCGGTAG
- a CDS encoding alpha/beta fold hydrolase, producing MTTLATPAATTPATAAHTVSTHTVSTHTARVTYDLTLPAAEGSPAPTLVLVHGTGSAGAALTWGQLAPRFAEHRAVVTPDLSGTDRTTDDGAPLTVEGLAAQVTAVIEDLEHGPAAGRGPVDLLGFSMGAPVVAAVAALRPDLVRRLILVAGWAHTEGDEYLRNLFTLWRTLGPLDAEAFGRSVSMTGFSRGFLNTIGRDQVEQLIPNLPPTPGTLRHVDLDTRIDIRALLPLVQAPTLVIGGTEDATVPVEQTRALHAAIPGSSYAELPAGHVLFFERPEEFRALVEDFVDAP from the coding sequence ATGACCACCCTCGCCACTCCCGCCGCCACCACCCCCGCCACCGCCGCCCACACCGTCTCCACCCACACCGTCTCCACCCACACCGCCCGGGTCACCTACGACCTCACCCTCCCCGCAGCCGAAGGCTCCCCCGCGCCCACCCTGGTCCTGGTGCACGGCACCGGATCGGCCGGCGCCGCCCTGACCTGGGGCCAGCTGGCCCCCCGCTTCGCCGAACACCGGGCGGTCGTCACTCCCGACCTCTCCGGCACCGACCGCACCACCGACGACGGCGCCCCGCTCACGGTCGAGGGGCTCGCCGCTCAGGTCACGGCGGTGATCGAGGACCTCGAACACGGACCGGCGGCCGGCCGCGGCCCGGTCGACCTGCTCGGTTTCTCGATGGGCGCCCCGGTCGTCGCGGCGGTGGCCGCACTCCGGCCGGACTTGGTGCGACGGCTGATCCTGGTGGCCGGCTGGGCCCACACCGAGGGCGACGAGTACCTGCGCAACCTGTTCACTCTCTGGCGCACCCTGGGCCCGCTCGACGCCGAGGCCTTCGGACGGAGCGTCAGCATGACCGGCTTCAGCCGGGGGTTCCTCAACACCATCGGCCGCGACCAGGTCGAGCAGCTGATCCCCAACCTGCCGCCCACTCCCGGCACGCTGCGCCACGTCGACCTCGACACCCGGATCGACATCCGCGCGCTGCTCCCGCTCGTCCAGGCCCCGACCCTGGTGATCGGCGGCACCGAGGACGCCACCGTCCCGGTCGAGCAGACCCGCGCCCTGCACGCGGCGATCCCCGGCAGCTCCTACGCCGAACTGCCCGCCGGCCACGTCCTCTTCTTCGAGCGCCCCGAGGAGTTCCGCGCCCTGGTCGAGGACTTCGTCGACGCTCCCTGA
- a CDS encoding GNAT family N-acetyltransferase, with the protein MVPAQVQLTALIDPEPAVAGHRLAWLAAAPDGHPVGSAYLRVSTAEDQTHFGELEIQVHPAERRTGIGTQLLAAALEAARQDGWQYLLGQATGGSPGAGFFEASGFRRALTLHFARLDLAGVDLAALVAAEREPHRGYRLVDWAGMVPDALADSYLASRRATHDMPLGELAPDRTSWDLARLRRVVGVVADRGDLLHTVAVVDESDGAIVGFTELVTPAGESGDAQHYGTAVLPEHRGRGLARWMKVASIRHARERYPELAGLLTDTAEENRAMRRISDALGYRPTHLVHHYRRDL; encoded by the coding sequence GTGGTGCCCGCACAAGTCCAGCTCACCGCCCTGATCGACCCCGAGCCCGCCGTCGCCGGCCACCGCCTGGCCTGGCTCGCGGCCGCTCCCGACGGCCACCCCGTCGGCTCCGCGTACCTGCGGGTGTCCACGGCCGAGGACCAGACCCACTTCGGCGAGCTGGAGATCCAGGTCCACCCCGCCGAACGCCGTACCGGGATCGGTACCCAGCTGCTGGCCGCCGCGCTAGAAGCCGCCCGCCAGGACGGGTGGCAGTACCTGCTCGGGCAGGCGACGGGCGGGAGCCCCGGGGCGGGCTTCTTCGAGGCGAGTGGGTTCCGGCGGGCGCTGACCCTGCACTTCGCCAGGCTGGACCTCGCCGGGGTTGACCTCGCAGCCCTGGTGGCGGCGGAGCGGGAGCCGCACCGGGGCTACCGGTTGGTCGACTGGGCGGGCATGGTCCCGGACGCCCTCGCCGACAGTTACCTCGCCTCGCGGCGGGCCACCCATGACATGCCGTTGGGCGAGCTGGCCCCCGACCGGACGTCCTGGGACCTGGCGCGGCTGCGGCGGGTGGTCGGGGTGGTCGCCGACCGGGGCGACCTGTTGCACACGGTGGCCGTGGTCGACGAGTCGGACGGCGCGATCGTCGGTTTCACCGAACTGGTCACGCCGGCCGGGGAGTCGGGTGATGCCCAGCACTACGGCACCGCCGTGCTGCCCGAGCACCGGGGCCGGGGTCTGGCGCGGTGGATGAAGGTGGCGTCGATCCGGCACGCCCGAGAGCGGTACCCCGAGCTGGCGGGTCTGCTGACCGACACCGCCGAGGAGAACCGCGCGATGCGGCGGATCAGTGACGCGCTCGGCTACCGTCCGACGCACCTCGTGCACCACTACCGGCGCGACCTGTAG
- a CDS encoding TetR/AcrR family transcriptional regulator, translating into MGNEILGLRESKKLETRRLIAEQAVRLFVEQGFEQTTIAEVAEAARVAKKTVTNYFPRKEDLALDRHEAFVQSLAHAVLAREEGESMASALRRQFTTALEARDPVAGFSGAPFARMVTDSPTLTAGFRDLHDLREAALAAALADDTAAPNGHPGFADRTAAALGAAVARLLFDRVQELTLAGRSDDRIAETVAPEAARAFDLLAAALGSYPEPARR; encoded by the coding sequence ATGGGTAACGAGATCTTGGGCCTCCGTGAATCGAAGAAGCTGGAGACCAGGCGTCTGATCGCGGAGCAGGCGGTCAGGCTCTTCGTCGAGCAGGGTTTCGAGCAGACGACGATCGCCGAGGTTGCCGAGGCCGCGCGGGTCGCCAAGAAGACGGTGACCAACTACTTCCCGCGCAAGGAGGACCTGGCGCTCGACCGCCACGAGGCGTTCGTCCAGAGCCTGGCCCACGCGGTGCTCGCCAGGGAGGAGGGCGAGTCGATGGCCTCGGCGCTCCGCCGTCAGTTCACCACGGCGCTGGAGGCCCGGGATCCGGTGGCCGGGTTCTCCGGTGCGCCGTTCGCCCGGATGGTGACGGACAGCCCGACCCTCACGGCGGGCTTCCGCGACCTGCACGACCTCCGGGAGGCGGCCCTCGCTGCCGCGCTGGCCGACGACACCGCCGCGCCCAATGGCCACCCCGGCTTCGCCGACCGGACGGCCGCTGCGCTCGGTGCCGCCGTGGCCCGGCTGCTCTTCGACCGGGTCCAGGAGCTCACCTTGGCCGGCCGGAGCGACGACCGGATCGCGGAGACGGTCGCGCCGGAGGCTGCCCGGGCCTTCGACCTGCTGGCCGCCGCGCTCGGCAGCTACCCGGAGCCAGCTCGGCGCTGA
- a CDS encoding alpha/beta hydrolase, which translates to MTGYVLVPGHFTGAWVWQEVAERLRAAGAAAYPVTLSGMGEQRPAPAQGSALDLDPASVSVSVSVSVSGEVGLETHIAELVGLIDRAPESELVLVAHDYAIHPVLGAADRRPGRVRRVVHLDAGMPKDGDRASALLPDAGLRALVEQPDSPDRPGSGAGVGVGVEGGAAVLPAPGTVAEWGGLGATEGLSAAQVGELVRRAAPQPLATLTEPLRLTGAGAQVPTTGVFCTANGITIAMVEAMVRMGHPDFVRLVDHQVTFFELPTGHWPMLSAPAELAAALLAAGAGEGHRISAAPADQLPPHLRPFAFPVPEVRRERLAHPEVRLDLHLPERLPAAGEPPLPAVLYVHGGPVPAGVEPTPRDWPDFVGQARYLASLGVIGAVVDHGLHGLTDYPQAAEDVAAAVELLRADPRVDSERIALWFFSGGSLLSARWLAEPPSWLRVVALTYPVLAPLPSWGMVDRRYRPVEALPGAGELPIVLTTVELEQPELAGTVDKFRAAAAENGSRVELVEVPGGHHGFETLDGPELVRWAVDTSVQAVLRHLRG; encoded by the coding sequence ATGACGGGGTACGTGCTGGTGCCGGGCCACTTCACCGGTGCGTGGGTGTGGCAGGAGGTGGCCGAACGGCTGCGGGCGGCGGGTGCGGCGGCGTACCCGGTGACGCTCAGCGGGATGGGGGAGCAGCGGCCTGCTCCGGCCCAGGGCTCGGCCCTGGACCTGGACCCGGCCTCGGTCTCGGTCTCGGTCTCGGTCTCGGTCTCGGGGGAAGTGGGTCTGGAGACCCACATCGCTGAGCTGGTCGGGTTGATCGACCGGGCTCCGGAGTCCGAACTGGTGCTGGTGGCCCATGACTACGCGATCCATCCGGTGCTCGGGGCGGCCGACCGTCGGCCGGGGCGGGTCCGTCGGGTGGTGCACCTGGATGCGGGGATGCCGAAGGACGGCGACCGGGCGTCGGCGCTGCTGCCCGATGCCGGGCTGCGGGCACTGGTGGAGCAGCCCGACTCCCCGGACCGGCCCGGCTCTGGTGCGGGGGTGGGGGTGGGGGTCGAGGGTGGTGCGGCTGTACTGCCGGCGCCCGGGACGGTGGCGGAGTGGGGTGGGCTGGGGGCGACCGAGGGGCTGAGCGCGGCCCAGGTGGGTGAGTTGGTGCGGCGGGCGGCTCCGCAGCCGCTGGCCACGCTCACCGAACCGCTCCGGCTGACCGGTGCGGGGGCGCAGGTGCCGACCACCGGGGTGTTCTGTACGGCCAACGGCATCACCATTGCCATGGTCGAGGCGATGGTCCGGATGGGGCACCCGGACTTCGTCCGGCTGGTCGACCACCAGGTCACCTTCTTCGAACTGCCCACCGGGCACTGGCCGATGCTCTCTGCTCCCGCTGAGCTGGCTGCGGCCCTGCTTGCCGCCGGGGCGGGGGAGGGGCACCGGATCTCCGCTGCCCCGGCCGACCAACTGCCGCCCCATCTGCGCCCGTTCGCGTTCCCGGTGCCGGAGGTGCGGCGCGAACGGCTCGCCCATCCGGAGGTCCGGCTCGACCTCCACTTGCCCGAGCGGCTCCCGGCGGCAGGCGAACCGCCGCTGCCGGCAGTCCTTTACGTCCACGGCGGACCGGTGCCGGCCGGGGTCGAACCCACCCCACGCGACTGGCCGGACTTCGTCGGCCAGGCCCGGTACCTGGCGAGCCTCGGCGTGATCGGCGCGGTGGTGGACCACGGGCTGCACGGCCTCACCGACTACCCGCAGGCGGCGGAGGACGTGGCGGCGGCTGTCGAACTCCTCCGGGCCGACCCACGGGTGGACAGTGAGCGGATCGCGCTCTGGTTCTTCTCCGGCGGCAGCCTGCTCTCGGCGCGGTGGCTCGCCGAACCGCCCTCCTGGCTGCGGGTGGTCGCCCTGACCTACCCGGTGCTCGCGCCACTGCCGAGCTGGGGCATGGTGGACCGCCGGTACCGTCCGGTGGAGGCCCTGCCGGGGGCGGGCGAACTGCCGATCGTGCTGACCACGGTCGAGCTGGAGCAACCCGAACTGGCCGGGACGGTGGACAAGTTCCGCGCGGCGGCGGCCGAGAACGGAAGCCGGGTGGAGCTGGTCGAGGTGCCGGGGGGACATCACGGCTTCGAGACGCTGGACGGACCGGAACTGGTGCGGTGGGCCGTGGACACGTCGGTGCAGGCGGTGTTGCGGCACCTGCGGGGGTGA
- a CDS encoding DinB family protein: MTTTPQLPDAAERAELIETLDKHRGLLRRTCRDLTDEQAAERTTVSALCLGGLIKHVTLVEARWRSFVVGGAEAMEAQPVDWEGQFRMAEGDTLAGLLAAYEQVAAETDELIATLPELGLPQPLPVKPWFPPGTAWSARRVILHLIAETSQHAGHADIIRESLDGAKSMG, translated from the coding sequence ATGACGACGACACCTCAACTGCCGGACGCTGCGGAGCGGGCCGAGCTGATCGAGACGTTGGACAAGCACCGGGGCCTGCTCCGGCGCACCTGCCGGGACCTCACCGACGAGCAGGCCGCAGAGCGGACCACCGTGAGCGCGCTCTGCCTGGGTGGGCTGATCAAGCACGTGACGCTGGTCGAGGCTCGCTGGCGGAGCTTCGTGGTCGGTGGGGCCGAGGCCATGGAGGCCCAACCCGTCGACTGGGAGGGACAGTTCCGGATGGCCGAGGGGGATACCTTGGCCGGCCTGCTCGCTGCCTACGAACAAGTGGCTGCGGAGACAGACGAGTTGATCGCCACGCTGCCCGAGCTCGGCCTGCCGCAGCCGCTTCCGGTGAAGCCCTGGTTCCCGCCCGGTACGGCCTGGTCGGCCCGGCGGGTGATCCTCCATCTGATCGCGGAGACCTCGCAGCACGCAGGCCACGCCGACATCATCCGCGAATCCCTCGACGGGGCGAAGAGCATGGGCTGA
- a CDS encoding HhH-GPD-type base excision DNA repair protein produces the protein MEHTIRLAQQPEADALLGRSPLAALVGMLLDQQVPMEKAFTGPYVIAQRLGREDLDAHEIAAYDPEAFAALLSAKPAVHRYPGSMAKRVQQLCQALVDEYEGDAAAVWAGAATGAELLARLSSLPGYGKQKAQIFIALLGKQYGVRPPGWREAAGLYGEQGCFRSVADITGPESLAEVRSFKQEAKQAAKKKAAEG, from the coding sequence ATGGAGCACACCATTCGGCTCGCCCAGCAGCCCGAGGCGGACGCCCTGCTCGGCCGCAGTCCGCTCGCGGCCCTCGTCGGCATGCTGCTCGACCAGCAGGTGCCGATGGAAAAGGCGTTCACCGGCCCGTACGTGATCGCCCAGCGCCTCGGCCGGGAGGACCTGGACGCGCACGAGATCGCGGCGTACGACCCCGAGGCGTTCGCCGCGCTCCTCTCCGCCAAGCCGGCCGTGCACCGCTACCCGGGCTCGATGGCCAAGCGGGTGCAGCAGCTCTGCCAGGCGCTGGTGGACGAGTACGAGGGCGACGCGGCGGCCGTCTGGGCGGGTGCCGCCACCGGCGCCGAACTCCTGGCCCGCCTCAGCTCACTCCCCGGGTACGGGAAGCAGAAGGCACAGATCTTCATCGCCCTGCTCGGCAAGCAGTACGGAGTCCGACCGCCCGGCTGGCGCGAGGCCGCCGGGCTCTACGGTGAACAGGGCTGCTTCCGCTCGGTAGCCGACATCACCGGCCCCGAATCCCTCGCCGAGGTCCGCAGCTTCAAGCAGGAGGCCAAGCAGGCGGCGAAGAAGAAGGCAGCGGAGGGGTAG
- a CDS encoding SDR family NAD(P)-dependent oxidoreductase encodes MAEHQLTTHHADVAGQGGGVGRLAVVSGGGSGIGKAIATELARGGCRVVILGRRAEALELARKEIGAAVGEGRVIPLVVDLTDPEATARAASAIAAYGPVDVLVNNAGARVTAPVDGSLAALAASWRSGLEANLLSAVLLTSALLGQLRRPGARLIVVSSTAAQRGGAGPHSAGAYAAAKAALHGWAFGLARELGPDGITVNLVAPGYIAETEIFGEGWTEEFHAAKVAETLVGRAGVPADVAGVIGYLASPGAGYLTGQVIGVNGGVVLGR; translated from the coding sequence ATGGCGGAGCATCAGTTGACGACACATCATGCGGATGTGGCGGGTCAGGGCGGTGGTGTCGGGCGGCTCGCGGTGGTCTCCGGCGGCGGTTCGGGCATCGGCAAGGCGATCGCCACCGAACTCGCCCGTGGGGGCTGCCGGGTGGTGATCCTCGGCCGTAGGGCGGAGGCGCTGGAGCTGGCCCGCAAGGAGATCGGCGCGGCGGTCGGCGAAGGCCGGGTGATCCCCTTGGTCGTCGACCTCACCGACCCCGAGGCGACCGCGCGGGCGGCCTCGGCCATCGCCGCGTACGGCCCGGTGGACGTGCTGGTCAACAACGCGGGTGCCCGCGTCACCGCTCCGGTGGACGGCAGTCTGGCCGCCCTGGCCGCCTCCTGGCGAAGCGGCCTGGAGGCCAACCTGCTATCGGCCGTCCTGCTCACCAGTGCCCTGCTTGGCCAACTCCGGCGCCCAGGAGCCAGGTTGATCGTGGTCAGCTCGACCGCCGCCCAGCGCGGCGGGGCGGGCCCGCACTCGGCCGGGGCCTACGCGGCGGCCAAGGCCGCCCTGCACGGCTGGGCCTTCGGCCTGGCTCGCGAACTCGGCCCTGACGGCATCACCGTCAACCTGGTCGCCCCCGGCTACATCGCGGAGACCGAGATCTTCGGCGAGGGCTGGACGGAGGAGTTCCATGCCGCCAAGGTCGCCGAAACCCTGGTCGGCCGGGCCGGTGTCCCCGCCGACGTCGCCGGTGTGATCGGCTACCTGGCCTCGCCTGGCGCGGGTTACCTCACCGGGCAGGTGATCGGGGTCAACGGTGGCGTGGTGCTGGGTCGTTAG